A portion of the Gigantopelta aegis isolate Gae_Host chromosome 10, Gae_host_genome, whole genome shotgun sequence genome contains these proteins:
- the LOC121382975 gene encoding rab-like protein 6 translates to MSLFKRLLGGDRNNEAQGKGVAPPAGMQAMGQQLQRKFAKGVQYNMKIVIRGDRNVGKSCLFNRLQGQPYKEEYLPTDEIQVTNIQWNYRATDDVVKVEVWDVVDKGKKRKKSEGLKLNNSADAPEEPCLDAEFLDVYKGTHGVILIYDITKQWTFQYVEREIERVPSHIPVIVLGNHKDMEHHRTVNEDKARYFVEHVQKERPEGSAQVRYAESSMRNGFGLKYLHMFFNLPFLQLQRETLLKQLETNTQDLLSTVEELSIHEHSEEQDYDLYNAALTTKRRKQQEKLAEKVLSEAKLRQDEGGNILSADGQIVQGVSRSASQPSILRLPTTQSEESTQNHPTPALPSTAAMSLPSTPVGDSPPTPPTQPTEQKPGFMSRLFKKKPKEETPEKETKAETPISGSSEVMVKSVEDFIPDGGELDSYFLDDTKDSNSTAKAPEEGSSDSDEETANPMVAGFQDDLDSEDEAELTHQKSVTVTSSAKNNAVTSSAKDNVVLSSDEDDKPQVAGVPVDISSEDDVAEVVAPTRKQNKKHEQKSYSYSHDSALTITEATAADISVSDSSEEDAQNDVVMPAKTSNLPSLSNDRDTSESDAKENDIDTSTPEADRVNKTDKEAATFVPIEVPQEDLSNWLDQFEQKPQETKPVKHTNKIRPKPVEDSDDEATGTLKVAVGSSDVEEEIKITVKKKKKKKSEDKDETKSKKKSKKKKDKEKEKEKDNKEKNSSVGKKEKTKKKKQADDEDLGDKQEMDDLEAFLGEPESGGLGTDYETL, encoded by the exons ATGTCTCTCTTCAAGAGGTTACTTGGCGGTGACAGGAACAATGAAGCACAGGGTAAAGGCGTGGCCCCTCCTGCTGGGATGCAGGCAATGGGACAGCAATTGCAGCGCAAGTTTGCTAAAGGTGTTCAGTACAACA tgaAAATAGTAATTCGTGGTGACAGAAATGTTGGCAAGAGTTGTCTATTTAACCGTCTCCAAGGACAACCGTACAAAGAAGAATATCTTCCAACAGATGAAATTCAG GTCACCAATATCCAGTGGAATTACCGTGCCACTGACGATGTGGTCAAAGTGGAGGTCTGGGATGTTGTTGATAAAGGCAAGAAAAGGAAGAAATCCGAAGGTCTCAAGTTGAATAATTCTGCTGATGCT CCAGAAGAGCCATGCTTGGATGCAGAATTTCTAGATGTTTACAAAGGAACCCATGGAGTGATTCTTATTTACGATATCACTAAACAATG GACCTTCCAGTATGTTGAGCGTGAAATAGAGCGAGTGCCAAGCCACATACCTGTTATTGTCCTTGGCAACCACAAAGACATGGAACACCATCGGACTGTGAACGAGGACAAGGCCAGATATTTTGTTGAACATGTTCAAAAGGAAAG accTGAAGGATCAGCCCAAGTACGGTACGCCGAGTCCTCTATGAGAAATGGTTTTGGTCTGAAGTATCTTCACATGTTCTTTAACCTTCCATTCCTGCAATTACAG CGtgaaacattattaaaacagcTGGAGACCAACACACAAGATTTATTATCAACAGTTGAAGAACTGAGCATCCATGAACACTCAGAGGAGCAAGACTACGACTT ATACAATGCAGCTCTAACgacaaaaagaaggaaacagcaGGAGAAGCTTGCGGAGAAAGTGCTGTCCGAGGCCAAGTTACGGCAGGACGAAGGTGGAAACATCCTGTCTGCTGACGGCCAAATAGTTCAAGGAg TATCACGTTCAGCATCTCAACCATCCATTTTGCGATTGCCAACAACACAGTCCGAAGAATCAACTCAGAATCATCCAACACCAGCATTGCCATCGACAGCAGCAATGTCGTTGCCGTCGACACCAGTTGGAGACTCACCCCCCACACCACCAACTCAACCCACAGAGCAGAAACCCGGCTTCATGTCCAGACTCTTCAAGAAGAAACCAAAGGAAGAAACACcagagaaagaaacaaaagcAG AAACTCCAATTTCTGGGTCATCTGAAGTAATGGTAAAAAGTGTGGAAGACTTCATCCCTGATGGTGGGGAGCTAGACAGCTACTTCCTTGATGATACAAAAGACAGCAATTCCACAGCAAAAGCACCAGAAGAAGGTAGCAGTGACAG TGATGAAGAAACTGCCAATCCGATGGTTGCTGGTTTTCAGGATGACCTGGACTCAGAAGACGAAGCTGAGCTGACACATCAAAAATCGGTGACTGTCACTTCCAGTGCAAAGAACAACGCTGTCACTTCCAGTGCAAAGGACAACGTAGTACTTTCTAGTGACGAAGATGACAAACCTCAGGTGGCTGGAGTTCCGGTTGACATTTCCAGCGAAGACGATGTTGCAGAGGTTGTGGCACCTActcgaaaacaaaacaaaaaacatgaacaaAAAAGTTATTCTTATTCCCATGATTCAGCATTGACTATTACAGAAGCGACAGCGGCCGACATCAGTGTGTCGGACTCTTCCGAGGAGGATGCTCAAAATGATGTGGTGATGCCGGCGAAGACGAGCAATCTGCCAAGTCTTTCAAATGATAGAGATACTAGTGAGAGTGACGCTAAAGAAAACGACATAGACACATCCACGCCGGAGGCGGATAGGGTAAACAAGACTGACAAAGAGGCTGCTACATTTGTCCCGATAGAGGTTCCACAGGAAGATCTTAGCAACTGGTTGGATCAGTTTGAACAGAAG CCTCAAGAAACAAAACCTgtgaaacacacaaataaaattcGGCCAAAACCTGTAGAAGACAGTGATGATGAAGCCACTGGCACCTTAAAAGTGG CTGTAGGATCATCTGATGTAGAGGAGGAGATTAAAATAACagtgaagaaaaagaaaaagaagaaatctgAAGATAAG GATGAAACGAAATCTAAAAAGAaatcaaagaagaaaaaagacaaagaaaaggAGAAGGAAAAAGACAACAAAGAGAAAAATTCATCAGtgggtaaaaaagaaaaaacaaaaaagaaaaaacaggctGATGATGAAGATTTAGGTGACAAACAAGAAATGGATGATTTAGAGGCTTTTCTCGGCGAGCCAGAAAGTGGTGGTCTGGGTACAGATTATGAAACGTTATAG
- the LOC121383455 gene encoding zinc finger protein 271-like: MAKRKNKPKVSKHLLDKSFKRNTRHITTEKIKKAKTSNVKKLQNNTKDLLGISSDRISINSTTKNGRDACSEKLIESDQHIEDIDSCEDGSSSFYCCDTCNFKCKFFSRYQLHLRSHTGERPYSCSDCGKSFSTKHSLTCHERIHSGEKPYCCEVCGKSYRESTHLNTHMRIHTGLKPFICDRCSRGFARSSDLTRHIRIHSGEKPFKCSYCGKGFVQSNGLKYHLKAACSIKVQDEDALIQQQECHSPDDTRVINKNESENNSLNTRRSESHVCKICNKTFALKFYLNRHNKMHHKNIVYQCDVCNKKFTQSSTLAQHVATHTENKTHTCDHCCKVFFITKSHQKHMRTDSELQPYVCDICCKCSTQTDHQPAHHQCTHNEERPFNCHVCQIQFSQTSGLHSHKTHSKSYLCSLCSAVFNSLSDLLVHSAVHLINDSLDTPESKLTSVNTETS; this comes from the coding sequence ATGGCAAAACGCAAGAATAAACCAAAAGTGAGCAAACATTTGTTGGACAAAAGTTTCAAGAGAAATACAAGACACATTACAACAGAAAAgattaaaaaagcaaaaacaagtAATGTGAAAAAATTGCAGAATAACACTAAAGATCTTTTGGGTATTTCTTCAGACCGCATCAGTATAAACAGCACAACAAAAAATGGGCGAGATGCGTGTTCTGAAAAGCTCATTGAAAGTGATCAACACATTGAAGACATTGACAGCTGTGAAGATGGATCCAGCAGTTTTTATTGTTGTGACACGTGCAATTTCAAGTGCAAGTTTTTTTCAAGATACCAATTGCATCTCCGTTCACATACTGGAGAAAGGCCTTATTCATGTAGTGACTGTGGAAAGAGTTTCTCAACTAAACACAGTCTGACTTGCCATGAAAGAATACATTCAGGAGAAAAACCTTACTGTTGTGAGGTGTGTGGAAAGAGTTATCGAGAGTCCACACACTTGAACACACACATGCGAATTCACACGGGTCTGAAGCCATTTATATGTGACCGCTGTTCGCGTGGCTTTGCAAGATCATCTGATCTAACGAGACACATAAGAATTCATTCTGGAGAAAAACCTTTCAAGTGCTCGTATTGTGGGAAAGGTTTTGTGCAGTCCAATGGTTTGAAGTATCATTTAAAAGCTGCCTGCTCGATAAAAGTTCAAGATGAAGATGCATTAATTCAACAACAAGAATGTCATTCTCCTGATGATACACgagttataaataaaaatgaatctGAAAATAATTCATTGAATACCCGTAGATCCGAGTCACATGTATGCAAAATTTGTAACAAAACTTTTgcacttaaattttatttaaacagaCATAACAAGATGCATCACAAAAACATCGTGTACCAATGTGATGTCTGTAACAAGAAGTTTACCCAGTCATCAACACTGGCTCAGCATGTAGCaacacacactgaaaacaaaactcATACATGTGACCACTGTTGCAAAGTATTCTTCATTACTAAAAGTCATCAAAAACACATGAGAACCGATTCAGAGTTGCAACCGTATGTCTGTGACATCTGTTGTAAATGTTCCACCCAGACTGATCACCAACCAGCTCATCATCAGTGTACTCATAATGAAGAAAGACCATTCAATTGTCACGTATGCCAAATTCAGTTCAGCCAAACCTCTGGTTTACATTCTCATAAAACACATTCAAAATCGTATTTGTGTAGTCTGTGTAGTGCCGTTTTTAACTCTTTATCTGATCTACTGGTTCATTCAGCAGTTCACCTAATTAATGATTCTCTCGATACACCAGAAAGCAAATTAACTTCTGTTAACACTGAAACAAGCTGA